The genomic DNA AGTCCTAAAAtgttaaaatcctaccaaatcctttaaaatttaAGTTGAATACCCCCTCTAAGTTCCCAAGTTGAGGATCTGTTCATGTTTTACAGCTTTTCTTGtcatctaattaaaaaaaaaaaccaatttatttaattttcaggTGCTACATTTCTGGTATGGTTCGGTCCAACTTTTCGGTTAACCGTAGCTGATCCCAATCTGATCCGAGAGATCTTCTCTAAGTCTGAGTTCTATGAGAAGAACGAAGCTCACCCTTTGGTTAAACAACTCGAAGGCGATGGACTTCTTAGTCTCAAAGGCGAGAAATGGGCTCATCATCGCAGAATCATTAGCCCTACTTTTCACATGGAGAATCTTAAGTTGCTTGTGCCTGTGGTGTTAAAGAGTGTGACCGACATGCTTGATAAATGGTCGGACAAGTTATCCGAAAACGGTGAAATTGAGGTTGATGTCTATGAGTGGTTTCAGATTTTGACTGAAGATGTTATTAGTAGAACAGCTTTTGGAAGTAGCTATGAAGATGGCCGAGCAATTTTTCGACTTCAAGCTCATCAAATGCTTCTATGTGCCGAAGCTTTTCAAAAAGTCTTCATTCCAGGCTATAGGTAACAAAatcaacatcaatttttgttttctttgtaccGGTCTTGTTAgctaatttataagttttaattaatttgatttaatttcttGATAGATTTTTTCCGACAAGAGGGAATCTGAAGTCTTGGAAGTTAGACAAGGAGATAAGGAAGTCGTTGTTGAAGCTGATAGAGCGGCGTAGAGAGAGCGTTGTTGACGGAGACGGCGAAGAATGTAAGGAGCCAACGGGTAAGGATTTGTTGGGATTAATGATTCAAGCAAAGAATGTGACGGTTCAAGACATTGTGGAGGAGTgtaaaagcttcttctttgccGGGAAACAGACAACTTCTAATCTGCTTACGTGGACGACCATCTTGCTATCCATGCACCCAGAGTGGCAGGCCAAAGCACGTGATGAGGTCCTCAGGGTATGCGGCTCACGTGATGTCCCTACCAAGGACCATGTCGTTAAGCTTAAAACGGTGCGCTTTCTCTTTCTGTCTTTGCTTTGTTATCTTTCAATTTCGGAAGTATAtcatttattacaaaattaaaaatgccAATATGTGATATAGTTTTCGTTACGTTAATCGTGGCCTTTTTGTCGCCTAATCTATAAATTTTATAAGGCTAAATTCTTACATATATCAAGACAAGATTCAAGGGCAAAAGAGTAATTGAACGAAGAAgatatgttaatatttttttttacctctctaCCAATTTTGCAGTTGAGTATGATCTTGAACGAGTCACTAAGGTTGTATCCACCAATAGTTGCTACAATTCGACGCGCTAAATCGGATGTGA from Camelina sativa cultivar DH55 chromosome 7, Cs, whole genome shotgun sequence includes the following:
- the LOC104703489 gene encoding cytochrome P450 734A1-like, translated to MEEESSSSWVILVLSIMFSLVIVKGMSLLWWRPRKIEEHFSKQGIRGPPYHFFIGNVKELVGMMLKASSHPMPFSHNILPRVLSFYHHWRKIYGATFLVWFGPTFRLTVADPNLIREIFSKSEFYEKNEAHPLVKQLEGDGLLSLKGEKWAHHRRIISPTFHMENLKLLVPVVLKSVTDMLDKWSDKLSENGEIEVDVYEWFQILTEDVISRTAFGSSYEDGRAIFRLQAHQMLLCAEAFQKVFIPGYRFFPTRGNLKSWKLDKEIRKSLLKLIERRRESVVDGDGEECKEPTGKDLLGLMIQAKNVTVQDIVEECKSFFFAGKQTTSNLLTWTTILLSMHPEWQAKARDEVLRVCGSRDVPTKDHVVKLKTLSMILNESLRLYPPIVATIRRAKSDVKLGGYKIPCGTELLIPIIAVHHDQAIWGNDVNEFNPARFADGVPRAAKHPVGFIPFGLGARTCIGQNLAILEAKLTLAVMIQRFTFHLAPTYQHAPTVLMLLYPQHGAPITFRRLVDQS